In a single window of the Osmerus eperlanus chromosome 2, fOsmEpe2.1, whole genome shotgun sequence genome:
- the LOC134015262 gene encoding glutaryl-CoA dehydrogenase, mitochondrial-like yields MALRGAVCRLLGNSQRCAIITSSRAQGTAAPAQWDAEKSSEKKAKAPKVKFNWQDGLELEGQLTEEEIMIRDSFRTYCQDKLMPRILMANRHEVFHREIVSEMGELGVLGPTIKGYGCAGTSYVAYGLIAREVERVDSGYRSVMSVQSSLVMHPIYAYGTEEQKEKYLPRLARGEILGCFGLTEPNHGSDPSGMETKAKYNPSSRTFTVSGSKTWITNSPEADIAVVWAKCEDGKVRGFILERGMKGFSTPKIEGKFSLRASATGMIVMDDVEVPEENLLPKVSGLAGPFGCLNNARYGIAWGALGAAEFCFHAARQYTLDRIQFGVPLARNQLMQKKMADMLTEITIGLQACLQLGRLIDDKKAAPEMISMLKRNSCGKSLDIARHARDMLGGNGISDEYHIIRHVMNLEAVNTYEGTHDIHALILGRAITGLQSFTVGK; encoded by the exons ATGGCATTGAGAGGCGCTGTGTGCCGTCTGCTCGGCAACTCACAGAGATGCGCCATTATCACGTCTTCCAGAGCACAGGGAACCGCCGCACCTGCACAGTGGG ATGCCGAGAAGTCAAGTGAGAAGAAAGCAAAAGCGC ccaAGGTCaagtttaactggcaagatggCCTGGAGCTGGAGGGTCAGCTGACTGAAGAGGAGATCATGATCAGGGACTCTTTCCGTACCTACTGCCAAGACAAACTCATGCCCCGCATCCTTATGGCCAACAGACATGAAG TGTTCCATCGTGAGATAGTGTCAGAGATGGGAGAACTAGGTGTACTCGGCCCCACTATTAAAG GGTATGGCTGTGCCGGGACCAGCTACGTGGCCTACGGGCTGATcgccagggaggtggagagggtggacagCGGCTACAGGTCGGTGATGAGCGTCCAGTCCTCCCTGGTCATGCACCCCATCTACGCCTACGGGACCgaggagcagaaggagaagTACCTCCCCAGGCTCG CGCGTGGAGAGATCCTGGGCTGTTTCGGCCTCACGGAACCCAATCACGGCAGCGACCCCTCCGGCATGGAGACCAAGGCCAAGTACAACCCGTCCAGCCGCACGTTCACCGTCTCGGGCTCCAAAACCTG gATCACCAACTCGCCCGAGGCCGACATCGCGGTGGTCTGGGCCAAGTGCGAGGACGGGAAGGTGCGCGGCTTCATCCTGGAGCGCGGCATGAAGGGCTTCTCCACGCCCAAGATCGAGGGCAAGTTCTCCCTGCGGGCGTCCGCCACGGGCATGATCGTCATGGATGACGTGGAGGTCCCCGAGGAGAACCTGCTGCCGAAAGTCTCCGGCCTGGCG GGTCCCTTCGGATGCCTGAACAACGCCCGCTACGGTATCGCCTGGGGAGCGCTGGGGGCGGCAGAGTTCTGCTTCCACGCCGCGCGCCAGTACACACTGGACAG gatccAGTTTGGGGTGCCTCTGGCCAGGAACCAGCTGATGCAGAAGAAGATGGCCGACATGCTGACTGAGATCACCATCGGCCTGCAGGCCTGCCTGCAACTGGGCAGGCTCATCGACGACAAGAA AGCGGCCCCGGAGATGATCTCCATGCTGAAGAGGAACAGCTGTGGCAAGTCCCTGGACATCGCCCGGCACGCCCGAGACATGCTGGGGGGCAACGGCATCTCCGACGAGTACCACATCATCCGCCACGTCATGAACCTGGAGGCCGTCAACACCTACgaag GTACCCATGACATCCATGCTCTGATTCTGGGCAGAGCTATCACTGGACTACAGTCCTTCACTGTGGGGAAGTAG